TATATGAGTGAGTTTTTTGTACCTTTTTGTCTCTATATCATGTTATTTGAGTGCCTGATCCAGTAAACTTTCCACTCTTTTTGAGTGTCAAgatcatttaattttaaaaaataaaataaaataaagtttctGAGTAAATATGTATACAaaattatttgaatttgaatatacTTATGGACATAGCCTTGCTTGAAAATTCCAATGCATCATCTCCAGTGTTAGCAGCATCACTTAAAAGAGACTTACAGTTCTAGCAGGTGCATTTACTCCCATTGCAAATGTCTCCGTTGAAAACAAGACCTAGAAGAACAAAAGCCAGGATGTTCGATGACAATTAAAAGTTAAATACAAACAGACAAAATAAAGTAGCTTGTAGCATCTTTCTCAAAGAGTATGCTTTTACGTAAGGTCAGAGGAAACCATGAATGTCATATAGAACAAAATGAAAGCATCTCACCTTGATAACACCACGGCAAAATAGCATTTCAACAACCTCCTTTACAATTGGAAGGAGGCCAGCATGATGGACGCCAATCCCTCTCCGAAGAAGATCTTGGACTCGAACAACCTGGAAATAACATAAACAACTAGAAGACCAGCTCAAATAGAAAAATACTAAGCTGTTGGACAACAAACCTGCGGTAAATTTCTGTCAGAACCCTTTAGTCGTGAAAATGCTTTGTCACAGAAAACTCGAATCTCACTTTTCTCTGAGCTACTTGTGAGGTCAGTTCCTGTCATACTATCAGCTGATCTATCACAGCGGTtcttagaaaaacaaaatataacaaCCTGCACTCCCAAGGAAATTACAAAtgcaaaaataaattaacaacgacaacaataacaacaatgctAACAATTTTCTCCGTTGAAGAGATGAATTttgcttttaaaaaaataaaaaaaataaaaagaaaaaaaggactGGACCCAGAACTACACATTAACAACAGTAACAGATGAGCAAATTATTATACTAGGCCACCTGCCATATCAAGTATCAACCAATGAAATCATTCTCCATCTGGGACTTAACAGTCTAGGTCCATTAGGATCATGGAAAAAATTAATGTCTAAAAAGAGTTTACAGgtatcaattaaaaaaaacaagTATTAATAGCGAGCTGTAATTTTgacctaataataataatagaatcaAGAGCTCCGAAATCCTATTAAAATTTCTTATGAAAAGGAAATTCAGAAACACTAGAACCACTTTTAACATTAAATTATGGTCTAGCACTCAGTAAAAGAGAGTGAGAACCGAAAAAAGTAATTcagtaaaaatatattttagaaacAACTAGTCACTAAAGTGGTCCGCTACTAATTGTTGTTTATAACatttttaactaattaactaactgtTCCTATACTGGAAATAGTTTACAAAAGATTTCTTCAGTAATTTAACTTAAAATATTAACAAGAACATAATCAACATACAGGCAACAATGACTTTTTGGAGAGTTTGTTGATCAGCATCAACCACATTGAAGCATCTGCTCTCCTCAGTTCCCAATTGTTCTGGCCATTGCCATTATTCTGATAGCCTCTGCCAGTTCCAGAGAAATTATTCCCATGCTGTTTTCCTCGAGATGTATTATCCCGTTTTTGAACTCGGGCATTGTCACGGCCTGCTGAAGTCCCCGTCTTTGGCCCGGAACCACCAGCTgtcaaattctttttctttgaaacaTCTTTTGCAGCTTTCAATCCCTGAGGCAGAAATGTTTCATTTTCACAAATTTTGTAAAGTTCTCCAGAATAAAATAGGCAGTGCTCCAACGGGACAGGTCTTTTTGTTGTCCTGGTGataaaattgattattataataGGAAAAACCACAAGAGATTCAAGATAGTCAAGGGAATTTAAAACTTCTATTTTATGTTCAGCGTGGATTTCAGTATGTATCTATGCtgtcaaataaataaataaaataaataaaatcaacataccctacaaataaaaataatagaagctACTTAAATCTATTCTCACTGTTCATATTATataaacaacaataataataacaaccaAGCCTTACACCACCTAAGTGTGATCAGCGATATCTACGGTTAAACCATTTAAATCTAAATATTTGATGTACATGATATAtcttatataatattaataacaatCAAAACCAAAACCTAAATTTCATGGATTAAGTGATGCTCCGgataaaaggaaaatatatgGAATAGGAGATGCACAGtgttacaaattaaataaaactgCAAGTTAAAGAGGAAATCCAAATATTGATTTGCACACTGTAATTACTAATTCATTCATACAGTAAAAATTTCAACCAAGGTAGATCAAATATTGATTTAATATGATTATTGAGCACATCCCCCGCCCCCGGGGGGCGGCGCTCTTTCCCTCCTCTTCCCCTCACCATATCTGAGATCTATATATTGTTGTTGGCATGCTCTCACACATTTCCAGAAAAAAGGTAATGTTAGAAATAAAGGTCCTACATGTTGAATAGAATTTCAACTACTAAATGGCCCTCAAGACCATAACAGAGATTTACTACTTACCCTGTGACACGGatctctttttgttttgtcCTACCAATCCAATCCGCAAATTCAACAGTATTAGGTACCTGCAAGGAAACGAAAAAAATAGCTTTGCAGAATAATACAATGCAAAAGGGATGACAATCTTAGGGCCCATGGAGATATGAAACAAGCAACAATACAATGAATTGATGTTGCAACGTAGAAATACAGAGATAAGAAAAATAGACACAGTATTATCTCTGTGGTATTCTTGCTTTTGGTTGGTCTActtaaaaatgtaataaaacaACTTTAAAGAATGGGAGAGGGGGAGAAGGAAAGGGGGAGAGCGGGGCGGGGCAGGGTTGCAATCCCAAGGctagtttaattaaatttacaGCTTACAGAATGCGGTCTCCAAacttttctttactttttattatgaaaatatTCATGGCCACCCTGTAATGCTTATTGCTCTTTCAGTTGTCGCAAACAAGTACAGCTTCAGAAGTATCAGAACCAAAAGTGTTTTACACAGATCACAGAATATCAAGAATAACTCATTCCAATTAGCAAATCAATTGACGACCATTTTatgagtagtagtagtagtgaGTACCGTGGCTGAAAGGAGGATGATATTGATGTGCCTTGGAAGCATGATAATTACTTCTTCCCAAACAACACCTCTTTCAACATCATTGACATAGTGAACCTCATCAAATATTACCTACCAGGTTTTAGCAGAAAATAAATAAGCAAATGAATTTAAATTGCTACAAATTCATAAAACCAGTCTTATATTGAGTTCTTTACCCATTCAATGTCACGAATAATATCAGCACCCCTGTACAGCATCGATCTTAAAATTTCAGTGGTCATAATGAGACAAGAAGCCTCAGGCCTCAAGCTTACATCGCCAgtaagaagcccaacatcaaacttCCCACAGAAATCTCTGTATTTCTGATTGCTGATTGTTTTTATTGGAGCAGTATACACAGCTCTAGTGCAGTGCTGTATAagaatatagaaaaagaaaattcaaaatgaatttGAGACACTCCTTGTTATGCAGTCAAATTTAAGGTAGATGAATAACAATATAAGCTAAGGTCAACATACTGAGGATAGTTGACCTAAAGCGCTATTGAATTTAATCACAGTGCTCAATGGTATCATGCAATGTGGTTGAAGCTTCAAGTCATGCAACTACTACACAAAGAAgcacaaagaaaaagaaactgaaCTGACAGTCAAAGTCCAAGGCATACTTTTGATGCTAAAGCGAATGCATATTCAGCAACAACTGTCTTTCCAGCTGATGTGTGAGCAGCCACAAAAACAGATTCCCCTTTTTCAAGATAATAAATAGCCTGCAATGATTATAAAGGGAGAAACaaaaattataagaaagaaGAATATAAACAGAATATTCAGAGCTAGAAATGCCATTGAAAGATAATAAAAGCTAAGTGACTAGTCATATTAAAAAATCACACAATCTACGTAACTTCTCACAATTAAAGATAATACAATCAAGTGGCTACTCTTATTAACTTAATACAATCTACGTGACTTCTCGTAATTAAGGGTAAAATGAAAATTTATCGACTATCAGAAAGAATAATCCTCTGCAAGTTTGCAAGCTACGAAGAACATAAATCTCTTCAACAAAAGATGACTTATAAcgaaactaattaaaaaattgacaAAGGTCTGCCAACAGCATATGATCCAATCTGCAGAGGCCAAAAGAAAATGCTTCCAATTAAAAACGGACACCTGTATCATCAAGAATTTCGGATGATGTGACATCCCAAACATTAATACATTCAACTTAATGCATTTTCGGGAGCATGAACTAACTAACAGACAAATGAGCAAAGATAAAGGAAAGAAATATAAAGGAAGAAACAAGTGTAAAAGTAGAAAGTGTAGCTTGTGCCATAAGTAAGATAAGGGGGGAAAAAGTCAAAAGGTGAGTTCTTTTGCAGGATGTTGCACGTTCCCTGTAACCTTAGATCAGTTCTTGTTGACTGGTTTTGGGAGAAAGAATTTGTGGCAATGTGCCATACATGACACCGTTTGGGGGGTAATTGGTTGGAGTGTAATTCTAGCTCCTTCAGTGATAAATTTTAAGACAAGCTTGTTTTGTGAGATAGGGTTAGCATTTGGCCTGTATTTGGTGTAACACTCATGATCTTTTTAGAGGAACTAGTCTTCATCTTGCTTGAGGTTGTAAGTTATGCTTCTTGGATAGTATTATCTTGTTATTTCTTTGCTCTTGATAGGAGAATTTCTTGCATTCCGATCTTGTATTACTTTGTCTTTTTCATAATActattcttattttctttcagcCAAAAACGAAAAGGAATGAAATAAATTGTTATCTCAAAAAGCAATTACTGAATTGAAGgcataaaataaacaaataaacgGGGGAACCGTTTTGCTTTCTTGCCTTTATCCAGTGCTTCTACTTAACAACTACTGAGTGCCTATATTTGCAGTTTTCAGACATCTGTGCCAGAATATGGTTGTTTACCCAGATGACAAATAAGAAGAAATTACCACAACACAATTAAGTATACCTCCTTCTGAAAAGAATCCAATTCAAAGGGAAATTCAAGTGCCATATCAGGAACGAGTTCATAAAAGCGTTCTGCAATTCGTCCACTGGCCTCATGCATAGCCCAAGCCTGCCAAAAGAATAGCTTTCTTGTCTTAAGCATTGTCaaacaaaaagcaatgaaaTGATTATTCATGGCAAGAAACATGAAGCATCTCATGCAAAACTTGCAATGACGTCTGCTTATAACTACTTACTTTTTGCCGCCCAACTTCATTTCTGAATCCATCCAAATGCAGTTTTGATTCCACTGAGTCAGCTGACAGAATATCATCAAGTGATATTTCATTGTCATGTGCTTGGCTGAATTCCTCAGCCGTCCCAGCTTCAATTTCCAAGGTAACAGTCTCCGCTTCAGATAAATGACCTTTGCAAACAACATCATCATCAACCACAAAATAGACCAGAAAGAATTTGGTGTAATGGAGATATGCAATGGTTCCATTTCATTACAATATAATGCAAGAAATTCCAAACGGAAAATGCAGGTCAGAATATCTGCATTTGTCAAAGTTATAAGTGTAGGTCAAATACCATCCTCTTGTTCTTTAGTAGCATCCTCCTCTTGTTCTTCAACAACATCAGCTTCCCAAGCCTTCTTAAATAGGTCATCAAATTGAACAGATAGTCCCCTCTACATAACATGCATGATTCAAGAACTAGTcaatacaacaacaacaaagccttatcCCACTAGGTGGGGCCGGCTACATGGATCAGAACACCATTGAACTCTATCATGTATCATATCTACAGTGACTGTCCATACGTAGATCTTCTTTGATCACCTCATGTATATGATTGTTTCTTAAATATAATCGAAAAGGCACATACTTAAATTCACAGTAACATGTGTAAACATAGAaacattttttcacaaatatgGATGGAGAAAATGGCAACAGAATGATAAACTGACCAGTTTTTCAACCGACGAGCTCTTGATTGACTTGGTATCCTCATAAACAGTCCATGAGTATGGATATGgcttaaataagataaaaacaCAACTTGCATGAGTCATAGCAAATTCAAACTATGAAATATGAACAAGTTAAAACATGAAGTGCTATCCATCACAAAATGAATAACAAGAATATAAATAACCTTGAGCGCACCAAGGTCCACTCCATGCTTTAAGCTGGGAGGGATTGTCTGAGCCGACCCACCACTCAAAATTTCATGCACCCAGTCACCATTTGAAGCACCTTCCGGAAGAACTCTTTCCATCGCTTGGGAATCATCCAAACCACCTGGTCGGAAGGGCCGATTATTGATGCTTCCTCTAACAAAGTCCTTCGCAGAAGTACGGGGCAATGGCCCAGATTCTACAGCTCCTGATGTTAGATCTGATACATCCACCTAATAAAACATTATAGGCACCAGGGATGAAAGCAAAAGAAAATCAATTAAGAaacttaaattaattatttttattgttgcaACCAAAGCTTTCTCAATACAGATTCAAAATTGCAAGTGCATATCCTTGTATCAAACTAAATGGAACATCTTCTGGGAACACAGATATAATAAACAAAGCACTTCACACCTCCTCAAATTTTGGTTCCCATCTTCCTTTAACCAATTCACTATTTGATCGTCGAAATGGTGGTTCCCAAATTGGAACTACAACAGACCGTGGTAATGATGGCTCTAGAGGAACCTCAGCCCTGTCAAACCAATCAAATTCCCATTGCCTCCCAGCTTTTTCTGGTGAAAACTCATCAGGATCCAATCTTGGCTTGAGATATGTCTCTTCTATATAGTTTTTTATAGATTCAGGGGTCTCACTGGGAAATGCAGGTGGCTGAAATAAAGGACCCAAAAATTAGCAATCAAAATAGAAGTTCGACTTGGGGCTTTGATGTTTAACagtaaaatagaaaaaaaaaatgtagcCAAAGGTTGTGAGGCAAGGGGTGAGatgtaaaaagcaaaagcattAACACATCCATTTAACTTGCTAATTGTGATTCAGTCTTTTGACCcttagaaaataaataagatgTTTGCATTTAACATCCTTTTTTTCTTCATTGTACAATTCATAAATCTTTTTATAGAATGAAACTAAAATACTCATCTTTTTATGTCAGTAACCAGCATGATATTAAGATTAAGATGTAACTAATTTCATTAAATGCATGGTGTAAACATATAAGTATAGAatgtaaattaaatttacatcattagcttgctttaaaaataaaagcttAGTTAAGTGTAATACGGTCTTTTAGCTACATATTCAAGTAATCAAGTTTAGCACACAAAATATAAATGTAAATGGTTTCTGCTCAAATAATATGATAATGTGCTTCTTAACTATATTTTCTTGCAGAACTGTTTCGATTTGAACTACCTTGCTTGAAACAAACAAACAATAGTACATAATAACAAACCATTCTTTCCTCGATATTTTGCAGAGCAGGTTACTAAAGAAAGAAACCACATAACACATAGAAACACCGCATAATTATAGAAACACAATTGAAACAGTAAATTGAAGGGGGGGGGGAATAAAAGTCAAATATTTACTCAATTTGGTTATGAATTGATAAGATGGAGCacatacaacaacaacaacctgTTTAGCTTTCAGGTTTGGAAAACCACCAAACCaggtttttaaaaaataaaacttctATCCCAGATTGAAATCAAAATTATCTAGTTCCAACTGttcttgattttgaaaaagtgaaTAAGCTATAGAAAAAGCCATCCCCCATTGTTAAATGTAAATAATAAAactttaaaagaaaaaacaaaataagaattcatattgaaattaaaacatTCTAAGAAGGAAGACCGCTTCAATCCAAATCGTAATTTGAacaaccctaaaccctaaactaaaACATGGTAAAAACTCTTTTCACATTATATCTGATCAGCTAAATAAATCAAGTGACGCCATTGTATGCTATTTTAAACCATGAATATAGACATGCTGCGACTTTTAGCCTCTTCATCTaaaacttttcttcttctgagtTCTGACCACTACAAATGTTAAAGATATATTTAAATGAAATGTAGGATAAACCAGAGCAAAAGTACTTAATGTAATCATCCACCATCTCAAAAGTCATACAAACACAAGCATCTAATTGAACAACAATGTAAAACTTTTAGCAATTAAACTATCTTCAACTTCAAATACCTACATTTTATGGCACTAAGTAACATATTCCTACAGTGAGTCTCCACAAGTGGGAACTAACATATTCCACTAGGACCAAACACAAATAATAGTAATACATGCTAGTACTTCCATTTAAATCCTAGTGACTACTCACGTGATGTATGTTAAACAGTTTAGTCAATCCATCTCTCAGTTATCAGTTACATCTTCTTCATGTCAGTATTAACCTTAAATATTTTGGGTGAAACCCATAGTTCAGCAGCACCTATAACTGGAAACCCAACTAATCTGGCTCAACTGTAGAGGTAATTGATCAAAGTGACAATTAATTTGAAACTTGAAGCCGAAGGAATAATTAAACTAACACTATGATAGAGCAAAAACctaaaatttaagaataataaaaaaaaagaggcggTAAAAGAAAGGAATAATAGTAGATAAGAAACTGACCAGAACGAAATCGGGAATGGACCTAAGAGGGTTGGGGCGCTCAACGGTGGTGACCGGCTCCACTCGGAGGTGGCCGCTGTGACCCGAGAACCCGACCCGGAATCCGAGGTCATTTGCGACTGGGAGCGGAGGATCCATTTAGTAACTCGGTCTATGTGTTTTGTGATTTTgagaaagaagatgaagaaagcATAGCTTGCagggttttttatttttcgcgGGTTTTAGTTTTacactttttagtttttacaaAGGAAGGTTAACTGCAACAACGAGTAACACGGACTTTGTACGAGTGTTTTGGGTTTATGTTTGAAATGAAAAtcaaaatgaaattgaaattttaaatgcCAAAAGGGGAACGCACAAGGGAGGTTTTGGTATCTTTGCTTTTGCCTTCAGAGTTTTAGGCCTCCAagaaatcaataattaaaattttatgaaattatattccacgttttattttttatattggaaAAAAAATGGTGTTTTGCAACCTTGTTGAAATATGATTTGTTTAACTAAGATGTGAAGGATACAAATAGTAatatcaaatttattatttaaaacaCAAATCGAACAGACACATGGAGAAAGTGAAGATTTGGTCCTccaactttatatatatatatatatatatatatatatatatatataggtgagTTCTACCATATAGAATAAAGATTCTTTCTACATTTATAGAAAGACACATATTAGAACATTAGAAGAGGGTAAGAAAGTAAAATTAGATAGCATATTCTATAAAGTTGGGTTTCATTAATTTATAGGTTTGCAGTTTAGTTAATTCTATAATAAAATGTTCTATGTGTTAAGTAGATGCTTTTTCATATTAATTACCATATTAATTATTCAATtgtatttatcaatttatttatgcatttttttagTAGGTGtagatatttattatatcttttttaagtcataaaacaaggaatattttaaaaaaatcattaaaaaaatacaagaatAATACGCAAATTCAATGCACATTCACATTCATATTAGTTATTGAATAGccattattaatttttattaggtcaaaatcatttaaatatttttaacactCAACATAAATATATCttaaattcaacaaaaatatGAAGCTTATACCTATTCGACTATTCCtttcacaaaattaaaaattaaaagtaacaaATACTTCCTAAATAAGGAGTAAAATAGGAACTTATTACAGTCATGCTTTCATGTACTTGTAGATAAATTTAAAGCATCAaacatcaaaatttaaatatcttaatgcatttaaattataattttttaaatatgaatGTCATGggaatgtaaattttttttttttgtacatgACAAAATAAAAGTATGTATTTTCTGTCATAGTCCTGCAAACAGTGACGGACCCATAAAATTTTAAGAGCGAggacaaaaatatatatcttaaaataaattttgttaaacattgttaattatattaaaaatataatagagatataaaatttaaaaagagttagtaaacacttttatttttaaaatactatttattatatataatttataaaaaaatatttttttatttctaaaatttaaacttaaaaCATGTCTGTTCCtcactaactctttttaaattttatatctttattatatttttaatataattaacaatgtttaacaaaatttattttaagatatatatttttgttttcgcTCTTAAAATTTTCTGGGTCTGTCACTGTTTGCAGGACTATAACAGAAAATGCATACTTTTATTTTGTCAtgtacaaaaaaataaaaaagaatttacaTTTCCATGACATtcatatttaaaaaatcataatttaaatgcattgagttatttaaatttatctaCAAGTACATGAAAGTATGATTGTAATAAGTTCCTATTTTACTCCTTACTTAGGAGGTatttattacttttaatttttaattttgtaaaagaAATAGTCAAATAGGTATAAGTTTCatatttttgttgaatttaaGATATATTTATGTTGAGTGTTGAAAATATTTAAATGATTTTGacctaataaaaattaataaggaCTATTTAATAACTAATATGTATGTGAATGTGCATTAAATTTGCGTATTattcttgtatttttttaatgacttttttaaaatattcttttttttatgacttaaaaaagatataataaatatctaCCCCtactaaaaaaatacataaataaattgataaatacaATTGAATAATTAATATGGATGAGCATCTACTTAGCACATAGAATATTTTATTGTAGAACTAATTAAACTGCAAATCTATAAATTAGTGGGACCCAACTTTGTAGAATATACTGTCTAGTTTTGCGTGCATAGTTGCCTATCCTCTTCTAATGTCGACATGTGTCTTTCTATAGGTgtagaaaaaatttttattctacATGGTAGAACTCaccatatatataataataaaaagtccaatccaactaaaataaaatataataatttttaaaaattttaattccaaaaaattatataatttttttatgttccTTTTTCCTTGACTCATTGACTGTCTGTATGATTTTGAAGTCATAGTCTCATTGTCACTCAAGTCTTTAATTATATCAGTTAAGACAAAGttactcattttattttttatttctcttatatagttgtataaaattattaattaataaaacaaaTTTTCTGGCTATAAAACAATACAATTTTGTTTCTCTATGCTAACATAAACAAATGGTGAACTCATTTTTAAGATTcattctctcaattttttttagtgaaATTGATAGTGATTTAGCGAAAAAACTATTATTATTGAtgtttaatgaataaaaaatacttaaattttgtttattcatgtgaatataattatttgatttttttttaggtaaaaaaaaactagaatattttatgatgagaaaacaaaataaaattgatgcaatttttaagagaaaaaaattactGATAATGTTGGAATTTAAACAACTCAACTCTCTAATTTTATTTCACAAAAAATTTAAGTAATTGAGCTCTTTAATCTTATTCAAAATACACTTCAACATGAAGCCAAAGTTCAAAGATTAGAAAGAAATGTTGATATTTCTTTACTAGAAAGGAATCCAAGAAAGCGACATCCAATTTGGTAGTATAATGTCAATGAACGTGATAAGATTCGTAGAGCATACATAATAGTTGATCTATACCAACTGTTTCAGGAGTTACCTGAAACCAGATAATGGTTGGGCTTATTTGTGAGGCCCAAGCACTCAAGGAGGGTGATATCCGACTTGTTCTACGTCAGGGAGCCGCCGTCCGAGTTGTGTGTTGGAAAGGATGGGGAGTGGTACCTGCAAGACACTCCAACGCCTAAGTCAGCAAAGGGTTAAGCAGGTTTACGTGTATTCTAACTTAAatatacctgaggggtgtcagtgtatttataggtGATGTACCAATAACCACCGCTGAAGTAGTTCCACTTCTGatggtggataaccgtccctttatcttagggttgTTGAGATCTCTCTTCTAAAAAAGGGTGAGAGATTTAAGAAAGCAGTTGCTTTGTGGATGAACAGAAATTGCCCGTATTCGTCGGATCCGACCTCCTTCAAGAGGTCAGGAACACATTAAAGGTCACTCCCTTTGTTGGGCCTTTCGACTTtattgggtcagggtatgaacagtgcccctacttgaatCCGATTTCTTTACTTTGAGTCGGATTCAAGTATAGCTGAAGTCGGAGATGTTCAAGTCAGTGTCTTCTGTTAACTCGAAAGACCGACGTGATTTCGAATTGAAAACCGACGTGATTTCGGGCTGCCAACCGTCGCGTCCATTGGATTTTATCATT
Above is a genomic segment from Arachis stenosperma cultivar V10309 chromosome 1, arast.V10309.gnm1.PFL2, whole genome shotgun sequence containing:
- the LOC130964149 gene encoding DExH-box ATP-dependent RNA helicase DExH11: MDPPLPVANDLGFRVGFSGHSGHLRVEPVTTVERPNPLRSIPDFVLPPAFPSETPESIKNYIEETYLKPRLDPDEFSPEKAGRQWEFDWFDRAEVPLEPSLPRSVVVPIWEPPFRRSNSELVKGRWEPKFEEVDVSDLTSGAVESGPLPRTSAKDFVRGSINNRPFRPGGLDDSQAMERVLPEGASNGDWVHEILSGGSAQTIPPSLKHGVDLGALKPYPYSWTVYEDTKSIKSSSVEKLRGLSVQFDDLFKKAWEADVVEEQEEDATKEQEDGHLSEAETVTLEIEAGTAEEFSQAHDNEISLDDILSADSVESKLHLDGFRNEVGRQKAWAMHEASGRIAERFYELVPDMALEFPFELDSFQKEAIYYLEKGESVFVAAHTSAGKTVVAEYAFALASKHCTRAVYTAPIKTISNQKYRDFCGKFDVGLLTGDVSLRPEASCLIMTTEILRSMLYRGADIIRDIEWVIFDEVHYVNDVERGVVWEEVIIMLPRHINIILLSATVPNTVEFADWIGRTKQKEIRVTGTTKRPVPLEHCLFYSGELYKICENETFLPQGLKAAKDVSKKKNLTAGGSGPKTGTSAGRDNARVQKRDNTSRGKQHGNNFSGTGRGYQNNGNGQNNWELRRADASMWLMLINKLSKKSLLPVVIFCFSKNRCDRSADSMTGTDLTSSSEKSEIRVFCDKAFSRLKGSDRNLPQVVRVQDLLRRGIGVHHAGLLPIVKEVVEMLFCRGVIKVLFSTETFAMGVNAPARTVVFDGLRKFDGKEFRQLLPGEYTQMAGRAGRRGLDKIGTVILMCRDELPEESDLKHVTVGSATRLESQFRLTYIMILHLLRVEELKVEDMLKRSFAEFHAQKKLPEMQQLLKLKLNQPTKAIECIKGEPTIEEYYDLYTEAETYSNQISEAIMQSPNTQQFLTTGRVVVVKSESAQDHLLGVVVKTPSQTNKLYIVLVIKPDMPSSVENASGGGSQNQSNAFDQGYFVMPKSKRGIGDEYITSVSARKGRGVINIKLPYLGSASGMGYEVREVDSKEFLCICSSKIKIDQVGLLEDVSNSVYAKTVQLLLELKSDGNKYPPALDPVKDLKLRDVILVQTYRKWTKLLEKMSQNPCHGCIKLEEHLKLAKEMKKHKEEVHALQFQISDDALQQMPDFQGRIDVLKEIGCIDEDLVVQMKGRVACEMNSGEELICTECLFENQLDDLEPEEAVALMSAFVFQQKNTSDPSLTPTLAKARQRLYNTAIRLGKLQAHFHLPVNPEEYAQENLKFGLVEVVYEWAKGTPFADICELTNVPEGLIVRTIVRLDETCREFKNSAAIMGNSALCKKMEIASNAIKRDIVFAASLYITGV